One segment of Spirosoma oryzicola DNA contains the following:
- a CDS encoding DUF5700 domain-containing putative Zn-dependent protease translates to MKVLMLFFTLSIGLSSALAQTLVDSTCKRYFAITDQLRQGDTLDPKVWNQLMNDKAIQMYIRDQGVDEGYIERYKRTMQLVYMPQNEALLQSRLKDSTKYWLTYILYQYKKNEAGMRAYLTNLEKDPAKYFNDCYRYTYAMLPKSAQKRATNQIYSIIPIHYDAHAENDYIVCSLLCAYLNDKNQYGVLGGHELHHILRPRIDYTKITSEDENVVALLEITLNEGSADMIDKKYMTNKDTVLLPFQRYFNTFFEEGKHLLPQIDSLLQLSAKGSTFTVRQFLKGTIFTGGHVPGTYMAHYIEKNQLTSKLVARINDPFHFYLLYNEAARKDPSKPYVFSKASVGYITRLRKKYSAALYSH, encoded by the coding sequence ATGAAAGTACTAATGCTATTTTTTACCCTCTCTATCGGCCTTTCTAGTGCCCTGGCCCAGACTTTGGTTGATTCTACGTGTAAACGCTACTTCGCCATCACCGACCAACTTCGTCAGGGCGACACCCTCGACCCTAAAGTCTGGAATCAGCTGATGAACGATAAAGCCATTCAGATGTACATCCGCGATCAGGGCGTCGATGAAGGCTATATAGAGCGCTACAAGCGGACCATGCAGCTTGTCTATATGCCCCAGAACGAAGCGTTACTACAAAGCAGACTCAAAGACTCCACCAAGTACTGGCTTACCTACATCCTCTATCAATATAAAAAGAATGAAGCCGGCATGAGAGCGTATCTGACAAACCTAGAGAAGGATCCCGCGAAATATTTTAATGATTGCTATCGCTACACCTACGCTATGTTGCCGAAGAGTGCTCAGAAAAGAGCCACTAACCAGATCTATTCGATTATCCCCATTCACTATGATGCGCATGCTGAAAACGATTATATCGTTTGCTCGCTGCTATGCGCTTATCTGAATGACAAAAATCAGTATGGGGTCTTGGGTGGCCATGAGCTTCACCATATTCTTCGTCCCCGGATCGACTACACCAAAATCACGTCGGAAGACGAAAACGTAGTGGCGCTGCTGGAAATAACGCTTAATGAAGGTAGTGCCGACATGATCGACAAGAAATATATGACGAACAAGGACACGGTTTTGCTTCCTTTCCAGCGCTATTTTAATACCTTCTTTGAGGAGGGCAAGCATTTGTTGCCCCAAATCGACTCGTTGTTACAGCTTAGTGCCAAAGGATCAACATTCACCGTTCGTCAATTTCTGAAAGGCACTATTTTTACCGGAGGTCATGTTCCGGGTACGTACATGGCTCATTACATTGAGAAGAATCAGCTGACATCAAAACTGGTCGCTCGAATCAATGACCCGTTTCATTTTTACCTGCTGTATAATGAAGCAGCCAGGAAAGACCCCAGCAAGCCTTACGTGTTCTCAAAAGCAAGCGTAGGGTACATCACCAGATTAAGAAAAAAGTATTCAGCAGCTCTATATAGCCACTAA
- a CDS encoding phosphatase PAP2 family protein — protein MTTNQLQHYLHRRFGRFATRYPDLVRWLAERLSTEQFKGLPLTLLAGLLIINVLTLSEIAENLVNSEPMVQVDQGLTQWLFQARRTSVSRTFYVLTWLGSGYVTVSFTLLGSFVLYRQKKRRHILILWLLMAGVGLFVQVGKRTFIRQRPTLVAYYPETGYSFPSGHSATAMTLYGLLGYWLVRGRRRIRSRWLVGFSAVGLILLVGFSRIYLGVHFLSDVLGGYLLGACWLMVGIALTEWQRTNHLANET, from the coding sequence ATGACTACGAATCAACTTCAACATTATCTTCATCGTCGCTTCGGTCGCTTCGCTACCCGTTACCCTGACCTTGTTCGCTGGCTGGCCGAACGGTTGTCAACAGAGCAGTTTAAGGGTTTGCCTCTCACCCTGCTTGCCGGATTACTGATCATTAACGTACTGACTTTATCGGAAATAGCCGAAAATCTGGTTAATTCTGAACCCATGGTCCAAGTTGACCAGGGACTCACACAGTGGCTTTTTCAGGCACGGCGAACATCAGTCAGCCGCACATTTTATGTGCTCACCTGGTTAGGTTCTGGCTACGTAACGGTCAGTTTTACACTCCTGGGCTCCTTTGTGCTCTATCGACAAAAAAAGAGACGACATATCCTGATTCTATGGCTACTAATGGCGGGCGTGGGCTTATTTGTGCAGGTCGGCAAACGAACATTCATTCGACAACGCCCTACACTAGTAGCGTATTATCCCGAAACGGGCTATTCGTTTCCCAGTGGTCATTCGGCCACGGCCATGACGTTATACGGACTACTCGGCTACTGGCTGGTCCGGGGGCGCCGACGGATTCGGAGCCGTTGGCTAGTTGGCTTCAGCGCCGTTGGGTTGATTCTGCTGGTCGGCTTTAGTCGGATTTATCTGGGCGTTCATTTTTTGAGTGATGTACTAGGAGGTTATCTGTTAGGCGCTTGCTGGCTTATGGTGGGAATTGCCTTAACCGAGTGGCAGCGAACGAATCACCTGGCCAATGAAACCTAG
- a CDS encoding EamA family transporter: protein MWWIYALLSALFAALTAILAKVGIKGVNTDLATAIRTVVILFVAWGLVFWRGGIDTLPNLSRQNWVFLVLSGMATGLSWIFYFKALQVGKVSQVAPVDKLSVAIAIVLSVLFLGEVLTWKAAIGAILIVSGTLVLIL from the coding sequence ATGTGGTGGATTTATGCATTACTCTCGGCCTTATTTGCCGCCTTGACCGCCATCCTGGCTAAAGTGGGTATTAAAGGGGTCAATACAGATCTGGCAACGGCCATTCGAACGGTCGTTATTCTATTTGTTGCCTGGGGGCTGGTATTCTGGCGAGGTGGTATTGATACATTACCTAATCTGAGTCGTCAGAACTGGGTGTTTCTGGTATTATCAGGTATGGCAACGGGGCTCTCGTGGATTTTCTATTTTAAGGCGCTGCAAGTGGGGAAAGTCTCGCAGGTAGCGCCCGTCGATAAACTCAGTGTGGCCATTGCTATTGTACTATCAGTTCTTTTTCTGGGTGAAGTGCTTACTTGGAAGGCCGCCATCGGGGCGATCTTGATTGTCAGTGGCACACTGGTGCTGATTCTGTAA
- a CDS encoding DUF5700 domain-containing putative Zn-dependent protease, producing MFKKIALILSFLIVAPAVHSQSFNFQPCYAFWKLTDRLREGIKLTPKDWQQLKETDGYKRVNTAAWNQFIQQVTLVYSPGNQERIQQQIKTDRSLQRIIRYEKEELSLKNYIARIGQLHLMDSAMVYTKRMLPQKWKNCFPAPRVDFILYNYDGSAREYGVTMDLLMSYDMETFRPGAFLGHELLHYALFYCRIKLRHFKSVPQNQQAAFVAINGISEEGIADLIDKPFVLFDKQSPYQEKEAFLTLYETQSSSCIAKLDQAFEQLADQAGEPYTSFSYWNSIVLATGHVPGMFMGRLIQQQGLTNELIQHIDNPFAFFYLYDKAARKEGRGTPAFSPKALRFLKSMEKRHY from the coding sequence ATGTTTAAAAAAATAGCACTCATTCTATCCTTTCTAATCGTTGCACCGGCAGTTCATTCTCAGTCGTTTAACTTTCAACCTTGCTATGCCTTTTGGAAACTGACCGATCGGTTAAGAGAGGGCATAAAGCTAACCCCTAAGGACTGGCAACAATTGAAAGAAACCGATGGATACAAGCGCGTAAATACGGCTGCCTGGAATCAATTTATTCAACAAGTTACGTTAGTCTACTCCCCTGGAAACCAGGAGCGCATTCAGCAACAGATCAAAACGGATCGTTCCTTACAGCGGATCATCCGCTATGAAAAGGAAGAGCTCAGCTTGAAAAACTACATCGCCCGGATTGGCCAACTGCATTTGATGGATAGTGCGATGGTCTATACCAAACGAATGCTACCCCAAAAATGGAAGAATTGCTTCCCGGCTCCCAGGGTTGATTTTATCTTATACAATTACGATGGCAGTGCTCGTGAATACGGTGTCACAATGGATTTATTAATGTCGTATGATATGGAGACCTTTCGACCTGGTGCGTTTCTGGGTCATGAACTGTTACATTACGCTCTATTTTATTGTCGCATAAAACTTCGCCATTTCAAATCGGTACCCCAAAACCAGCAGGCGGCTTTCGTGGCGATTAATGGCATTAGTGAGGAGGGGATTGCTGATTTGATTGACAAACCGTTTGTCCTATTTGATAAGCAATCACCTTATCAAGAGAAAGAGGCATTTTTGACTCTTTACGAAACGCAGTCCAGTTCGTGTATAGCTAAACTTGATCAAGCATTTGAGCAATTAGCGGATCAGGCGGGCGAGCCTTATACGAGTTTTTCGTATTGGAACTCAATCGTTCTGGCTACGGGTCATGTGCCTGGAATGTTTATGGGTAGGCTGATTCAGCAACAGGGCTTAACCAATGAACTGATTCAGCATATTGATAACCCGTTTGCGTTCTTTTATCTATACGACAAGGCTGCCCGGAAAGAGGGAAGGGGTACACCAGCGTTTTCCCCCAAGGCGTTGCGCTTTCTTAAATCAATGGAGAAAAGGCATTACTAG
- a CDS encoding sensor histidine kinase, with protein MKLLHKTTLYLLLAALPISLGGVFLLHAVIHRYIRHEIDELLASELIQVKEQLRQHPPPAAYLPGWDPNVQIRLTGSPQSAPSVYSDTTILLPGEKESQPIRMLRATYALGNRYYGITLQQSYLEFDEIARALSVGVIVCFLLVVLVLVGADILVTRRIWRPFYGIVDQLQHYRIDGPDEAQFPVSNVAEFTLLSQSLDEMSRRSRQQYIQQKQFTDNASHEMQTPLSVLSFELDLLQQSERLDEADLDRIQRSQQEIRRLSAMNQSLLLLAKIDNHQFAQNASVNIGELVTQILDNYTDFAAHRCITITRLIDKDTHRLLNQQLAEVLFSNLIKNAFRHGAANSSVFVEVSTSRFVISNEGDPLPFPEDQLFGRFVRNQALSQSTGLGLSLVKEIAEQYDMRVRYSYVSGMRRHMLLVDF; from the coding sequence ATGAAACTACTCCACAAAACGACACTTTACCTGCTGTTAGCCGCCCTGCCTATTTCACTTGGGGGTGTTTTTTTGCTGCATGCTGTTATTCACCGGTACATCCGTCATGAAATTGACGAGTTGCTGGCCAGTGAACTCATTCAGGTAAAAGAGCAGCTACGTCAGCACCCACCCCCTGCCGCCTACCTACCAGGCTGGGACCCCAATGTGCAGATTAGGCTGACGGGATCACCCCAGTCGGCACCTTCAGTCTATTCCGATACAACTATTTTGTTGCCGGGCGAAAAAGAATCCCAGCCTATCCGCATGCTCCGGGCGACGTATGCTTTGGGAAACCGGTATTACGGGATCACCCTTCAGCAGTCGTACCTGGAGTTTGATGAAATTGCCCGGGCCTTGTCGGTTGGCGTTATTGTTTGTTTTCTACTCGTCGTACTAGTACTGGTCGGCGCCGACATCCTGGTAACCCGCCGGATCTGGCGACCCTTCTACGGCATCGTCGATCAATTACAGCACTACCGAATCGATGGGCCTGATGAGGCTCAATTCCCCGTCAGTAACGTAGCGGAGTTTACGCTGCTGAGTCAGTCGCTCGATGAGATGAGCCGCCGAAGTCGCCAGCAATACATTCAGCAAAAACAATTTACCGATAACGCGTCGCATGAGATGCAGACACCTTTGAGCGTATTGTCTTTTGAATTAGATCTGCTTCAACAATCGGAGCGGCTGGACGAAGCTGACCTGGATCGAATACAGCGCTCACAGCAGGAAATTAGGCGGCTTTCGGCCATGAATCAGTCCCTATTGCTGCTGGCAAAAATTGACAATCACCAGTTTGCCCAGAATGCATCGGTTAATATTGGCGAATTGGTCACTCAAATATTGGATAACTATACCGATTTTGCGGCTCATCGGTGTATCACCATTACCCGGCTGATTGATAAGGACACGCATCGATTGCTAAACCAACAACTAGCGGAGGTACTCTTTTCCAATCTAATTAAAAACGCCTTTCGACACGGGGCTGCCAATAGTTCTGTTTTCGTGGAGGTTAGTACTTCCCGCTTTGTGATTAGTAACGAAGGGGATCCTCTGCCTTTTCCGGAAGACCAGCTGTTTGGTCGGTTTGTCCGCAATCAGGCACTTTCCCAGTCGACCGGACTGGGCTTATCCCTAGTGAAAGAGATCGCTGAGCAGTATGACATGAGGGTTCGCTATAGCTACGTATCGGGGATGCGTCGCCACATGCTTCTAGTCGATTTTTGA
- a CDS encoding TonB-dependent receptor domain-containing protein — MWFKITGLFFLLATGVSRAQNPPVTPTQPAPDQSVSTASMGEAAPKGNAKISGYIIDSTLAKAVEYANVAVYNTANDRLVDGTVADDKGKFTITKLAPGTYKLLVSFLGYSPKTVANVALSKGQTKDLGVIRLTASTRTLSEVTVAGKKALVEDKVDRLIYNADNDVAAKGGDAIDILKKVPMLSVDLSGNVTLQGSASVRVLINNKPSSILAGNLADALRQIPADLIKTVEVITSPSAKYDAEGSGGIINIITKKNTLQGLHLDLDSGIGNRNATLGLNGSFRKGKLGVNLNGNGRIIYNPSASDLDQTTFLSESIAPVKTRQRIDAFDKGAFAQYALGMDYDLAKNQSLTAGVRLGIRNLSQDQHQLTSLLSNERISIPSKRDVSTQNLSNSIDINVDYLHTYPGTGEGPQKEFSISTQYSRNNLTNNFDASNLDTLGHLSSKQQNLNDATNQEFVLQADYQTPVSKEVQVEFGAKNTFRRVTSDYAYLLAGPTSEFTPDPNRPTGLLDYDQNIAAAYISTAIMMPGGVVIKPGLRYEYTGIQAQTRGVSGALTSISIPNYGRLLPSVNLAKKLGESSSLKLGYTRRIRRPFIDDLNPNFNTANPLNIRVGNPYLKPETVDRIEIGYSTQMRKTYLNFSLYTRLNRDDIQSISQRSDTLVGAVVTRVTNLGKEYNYGTNLFATFNLSPRWSVNANIDIMYRFIQGLALDINGLSTMINNQGVRWGGRFDTQLQFNKGWVVQANLGYRGKDIALQGYRIGFAQYSLGARKSFTNKRGSVGFVAENFLTRGMGFTSVLNSAQFNQNFRQYIYNNSVRVTFSYKLGNLNGAKIKKNKSIGSEEN, encoded by the coding sequence ATGTGGTTTAAAATTACGGGCTTATTCTTTTTACTGGCTACGGGTGTATCTCGGGCACAAAACCCCCCTGTTACGCCAACGCAACCGGCTCCCGATCAATCCGTCTCTACGGCCTCTATGGGAGAAGCCGCACCGAAGGGCAACGCAAAAATTTCGGGTTACATTATCGATTCTACCCTAGCTAAAGCGGTTGAGTATGCCAACGTAGCGGTTTATAATACGGCCAACGATCGGTTGGTTGATGGCACCGTAGCCGACGATAAAGGTAAATTTACGATTACCAAATTAGCGCCTGGAACTTACAAACTCCTCGTTTCCTTTCTGGGCTATTCCCCTAAAACCGTTGCTAACGTAGCACTGTCCAAAGGTCAGACTAAAGACCTGGGCGTCATTCGACTGACTGCCAGCACCCGCACCTTAAGCGAAGTTACGGTCGCCGGTAAAAAAGCCCTGGTTGAGGATAAAGTTGACCGACTGATTTACAATGCGGATAACGATGTAGCAGCCAAAGGGGGGGATGCGATTGATATTTTAAAGAAAGTGCCCATGCTCTCCGTTGACCTATCGGGGAATGTAACGCTACAGGGTAGTGCCAGTGTACGGGTCTTGATCAATAATAAACCGTCTTCCATCCTAGCGGGGAATCTGGCTGATGCCCTTCGGCAGATTCCGGCTGATTTAATTAAAACCGTCGAGGTGATCACATCCCCATCTGCCAAATATGATGCGGAGGGTAGCGGGGGAATCATTAACATCATCACCAAAAAAAACACGCTGCAGGGATTGCACCTGGACTTGGATAGCGGCATAGGGAACCGGAATGCAACATTAGGCCTAAACGGCAGTTTTCGAAAAGGTAAACTGGGCGTCAATCTGAATGGCAACGGTCGGATTATTTACAACCCATCGGCGTCCGATTTAGATCAGACTACATTCTTAAGCGAATCCATTGCTCCTGTTAAAACCCGCCAGCGGATCGACGCATTTGATAAGGGAGCCTTTGCCCAGTATGCCTTAGGCATGGACTATGATCTGGCTAAAAACCAATCGCTGACTGCAGGCGTGCGGCTGGGCATCCGAAATTTAAGCCAGGACCAGCATCAACTGACGAGTCTGCTTTCCAACGAACGCATTTCGATTCCCTCTAAACGAGATGTTTCCACGCAGAATCTGTCCAATTCGATTGACATCAATGTTGATTATCTGCATACTTATCCCGGCACAGGCGAAGGTCCGCAGAAAGAATTTAGTATTTCGACCCAGTATAGCCGGAATAATCTGACCAATAACTTCGACGCCAGTAACCTGGATACCCTGGGCCATCTCAGCAGCAAACAGCAAAATCTAAACGATGCCACCAACCAGGAGTTTGTTCTGCAGGCTGACTATCAAACACCGGTCAGTAAAGAAGTTCAGGTAGAGTTTGGGGCGAAGAATACGTTTCGTCGGGTAACCAGTGATTATGCTTACCTATTGGCTGGACCAACTTCCGAGTTTACGCCGGATCCTAACCGCCCGACTGGATTACTGGATTATGATCAGAACATCGCGGCCGCCTATATATCGACAGCCATCATGATGCCGGGGGGAGTCGTCATAAAGCCGGGTCTACGCTATGAATACACCGGTATTCAGGCTCAAACCAGAGGGGTGTCAGGGGCATTAACATCGATTTCAATTCCTAACTATGGGCGCTTGTTACCCAGTGTGAATCTGGCAAAAAAGCTGGGCGAAAGCAGTTCTCTTAAATTGGGCTACACCCGGCGTATCCGCCGACCCTTTATTGATGATCTGAACCCTAACTTTAATACCGCTAACCCGCTCAATATTCGTGTTGGCAACCCGTATTTAAAACCCGAAACCGTCGACCGGATTGAGATTGGCTATAGTACACAGATGAGAAAGACGTACTTGAATTTTTCCCTATACACCCGGCTCAACCGGGATGACATTCAATCCATTAGCCAGCGTTCGGATACACTAGTAGGCGCCGTCGTGACCCGGGTAACCAACTTGGGTAAAGAGTACAATTACGGTACAAACTTATTCGCCACCTTCAATCTAAGCCCCCGATGGAGTGTCAACGCCAACATTGATATCATGTACCGGTTTATTCAGGGGCTGGCGTTGGACATCAATGGCTTATCGACAATGATCAATAACCAGGGGGTACGCTGGGGAGGGCGGTTCGATACGCAGCTGCAATTTAACAAAGGCTGGGTGGTTCAAGCCAACCTGGGGTATCGGGGCAAGGATATTGCGTTGCAAGGGTATCGGATCGGTTTTGCTCAGTATTCGCTGGGAGCGCGAAAAAGTTTTACCAACAAACGAGGCAGTGTTGGCTTCGTGGCGGAGAATTTCCTGACCCGTGGAATGGGGTTCACATCAGTGCTTAACTCAGCTCAGTTCAATCAGAACTTCCGCCAGTACATCTATAATAACAGTGTCCGGGTAACGTTCAGCTACAAATTGGGCAACCTAAACGGGGCCAAAATAAAAAAGAATAAATCAATTGGCAGTGAAGAAAATTAA
- a CDS encoding S41 family peptidase has protein sequence MVHFKSSALINPLLICLVALSGCHQENQPTKTSLTAQTYLDEVVNLMNVNSINRKTIDWTVFRAKVNAQAQGAQTIADTYPAIQVGLTLLGDNHSMYYTSSGTVIYGNKTVACTDANPVTGSIDKRIGYVKVPSFNGGGSDATKFAQSIQDAIKTADSDSLKGWIVDLRGNTGGNMWPMVAGVGPLLGDDVCGYFIDPDGNASAWSYQRGSAYLNQAELTKVELAYSIRKPTAKVAVLTDQATASSGEAIAIAFKGRPNTRSFGKATCGLSTANVTNRLSDGGLLNLAQLNMANRTKQAYGSSIQVDEVTTAETVISKAMTWLLQ, from the coding sequence ATGGTTCATTTCAAATCGTCTGCTTTAATTAACCCTCTGTTAATTTGTTTAGTTGCCTTATCCGGTTGTCACCAAGAAAATCAACCCACCAAAACTTCGTTAACAGCACAAACGTATTTGGACGAAGTGGTCAACTTAATGAATGTCAATTCAATCAATCGAAAAACGATTGACTGGACTGTTTTTAGAGCCAAAGTGAATGCACAGGCGCAGGGGGCACAAACGATAGCTGACACCTATCCGGCTATCCAAGTCGGTTTGACATTGTTAGGTGATAACCATAGTATGTATTATACCAGTTCAGGAACTGTAATTTATGGGAATAAGACCGTAGCCTGTACCGATGCCAATCCAGTAACCGGATCCATTGATAAGCGAATTGGCTATGTGAAAGTCCCTAGTTTTAATGGGGGAGGTAGCGATGCCACCAAGTTCGCCCAATCGATCCAAGATGCTATCAAAACTGCCGATAGCGACTCGCTCAAAGGATGGATTGTCGATCTGAGAGGTAATACCGGGGGAAATATGTGGCCTATGGTTGCGGGTGTAGGCCCCCTGTTAGGTGATGATGTATGTGGGTATTTCATTGATCCCGACGGGAATGCTTCGGCCTGGTCTTATCAAAGAGGTAGTGCCTATTTGAATCAAGCCGAATTAACCAAAGTGGAGTTAGCTTACTCTATTCGAAAACCAACTGCTAAAGTAGCCGTACTCACTGATCAGGCCACCGCCAGTTCGGGAGAGGCTATAGCGATTGCCTTTAAAGGACGGCCCAATACCCGCAGTTTTGGCAAAGCCACTTGTGGTCTGTCGACGGCGAATGTTACCAACCGGTTGAGTGATGGTGGTCTGTTAAATTTAGCTCAGCTTAACATGGCTAACCGGACGAAACAAGCCTACGGTTCTTCTATTCAAGTTGATGAAGTGACAACGGCTGAAACCGTGATAAGCAAAGCAATGACTTGGCTCCTTCAGTAA
- a CDS encoding response regulator transcription factor, producing the protein MKILLIEDEPALLVAMRHYLEGEQYNVSTASNFRKASEKIHDYGYDCVIVDITLPDGNGLAIVNELKAAHSQAGIIIVSAKNSLDDKLNGLDLGADDYLTKPFHLPELNARIRSLMRRRQHQGETQLCFGDITIMPNRKHVLVAHQPVDLTGKEYDLLLFLVTNKNRLLSKAAIVEHVWGDYMDGIDSHDFLYTHVRNLRRKLLEAGSPDYITTRYGAGYIFTAGE; encoded by the coding sequence ATGAAAATTTTACTGATTGAGGACGAACCCGCGCTGTTAGTTGCCATGCGACACTATCTGGAGGGCGAACAATACAACGTATCAACGGCCAGCAACTTCCGAAAAGCCTCCGAAAAGATTCATGATTATGGTTACGATTGTGTTATTGTGGATATTACGCTTCCCGATGGCAACGGATTAGCCATCGTCAACGAGCTGAAAGCAGCGCATTCCCAGGCCGGCATTATCATCGTGTCGGCCAAAAATTCGCTGGATGATAAACTCAATGGGCTGGACTTGGGAGCCGACGACTATTTGACCAAACCGTTTCATTTACCTGAATTGAACGCCCGTATTCGCTCGTTGATGCGACGGCGCCAGCATCAGGGCGAAACCCAACTCTGTTTCGGCGATATTACGATTATGCCGAACCGTAAACACGTGCTGGTTGCCCATCAGCCCGTGGACTTAACCGGGAAAGAATACGACCTGCTGTTATTTTTGGTTACCAACAAGAACCGGCTACTATCCAAAGCGGCCATCGTCGAACACGTTTGGGGTGACTACATGGATGGGATCGACTCCCACGATTTTCTGTACACCCACGTTCGAAACCTGCGCCGGAAACTGCTGGAAGCGGGCAGCCCAGATTACATCACAACCCGCTACGGAGCCGGTTATATTTTTACCGCAGGCGAATGA
- a CDS encoding phosphatase PAP2 family protein, whose product MKQSRCLSSSRLVWILSSWFFLLPLLTAVGQPLNRLSLPSQGDSMPARPASFHWVAPSVLIPVGLVLSPDYPNSHFDRFYIQSKIQAKIHFRTHADDFVQYGPAVAWAGLSVAGVKGRSHPLDRALIGLLAYGLSTGVTLGLKHTTHELRPDGSNSLSFPSGHTANAFTGARLLDREFSSVSPWIPLGGYAMASSTGLLRMTNDKHWISDILVGAGIGLLSTEVAYWVYPWVKKAFTRRKHTPDLAF is encoded by the coding sequence ATGAAACAAAGCAGATGCCTATCGTCTTCACGGCTAGTTTGGATTCTGTCCAGTTGGTTTTTCCTGTTGCCACTGCTTACCGCCGTCGGGCAACCTCTGAACCGCTTGTCACTCCCTTCGCAGGGGGACAGTATGCCTGCCCGCCCCGCTTCATTCCACTGGGTGGCTCCGTCGGTGCTGATTCCCGTTGGATTAGTTTTGTCGCCCGATTATCCGAACAGTCACTTCGACCGCTTTTACATACAAAGCAAGATTCAGGCTAAAATTCATTTCCGTACCCATGCCGATGATTTCGTACAGTATGGGCCAGCTGTTGCCTGGGCTGGCTTGAGTGTAGCGGGTGTGAAAGGACGGTCACATCCCCTCGACCGGGCATTGATTGGCCTGCTCGCCTATGGGCTCAGTACGGGCGTCACGCTGGGATTGAAACATACGACCCATGAGCTTCGGCCCGATGGGTCCAATTCCCTTTCTTTTCCATCTGGACACACGGCTAATGCCTTTACCGGCGCGCGTTTACTGGATCGGGAGTTTAGCAGCGTCAGCCCCTGGATTCCCCTAGGTGGCTACGCCATGGCCTCCTCTACCGGACTCTTACGGATGACCAATGATAAACACTGGATATCAGACATACTGGTTGGGGCGGGTATTGGACTACTTTCAACCGAAGTCGCGTATTGGGTTTATCCTTGGGTAAAGAAGGCATTCACAAGACGTAAACACACCCCTGATTTGGCCTTTTAG
- a CDS encoding sulfite exporter TauE/SafE family protein produces the protein MFLSGLLLFGGGLLAFSLSAVCGGGAGLLLLPILGSLLPGAQVPAALSIGTVSSSISRIVAFWSRIRWDVVVWFVPPALPAVWLGAQLLTSINPLYLELLMGLFLMANLPLIFRSSKELDEINPLPKGYLALIGLSAGFVSGLTGAVGLLFNRFYLRYGMTKEEIVATRAANEVMLHLVKLILYASFGLLTGQALTLGAVIAVAAMLSSWGMKWVLPRLSENFFRRVGYTAMVVSGLSLFTEAAGQVVTKSSVAIDYSPLAHGMTTQLQWRNKLFSLEFEYDEGFEFEHTIPFQELPYDKQVEVTKLGQGGDHVVVEEVFEIGQHSYEAYVYRKGKLEKFDL, from the coding sequence ATGTTTTTATCGGGTTTGCTTTTGTTTGGTGGTGGACTACTGGCCTTTTCGCTCAGTGCGGTTTGTGGCGGTGGAGCTGGTCTTTTGCTGTTACCCATATTAGGCTCCCTATTACCAGGGGCTCAAGTTCCGGCTGCCCTATCGATTGGTACAGTCTCCAGCTCTATTTCCCGAATCGTCGCCTTCTGGTCCCGTATTCGCTGGGATGTAGTGGTTTGGTTTGTTCCGCCCGCCCTACCGGCGGTTTGGTTGGGTGCCCAATTGCTTACTTCTATTAATCCGCTCTACTTAGAGTTGTTGATGGGCTTATTTTTAATGGCCAACCTGCCGTTAATTTTTCGCTCCAGTAAAGAACTGGATGAGATTAATCCACTACCCAAAGGCTATCTGGCCCTGATTGGCTTAAGCGCGGGGTTTGTATCGGGCCTGACGGGTGCCGTGGGCCTGCTATTTAATCGATTTTATTTACGCTATGGGATGACTAAAGAAGAAATTGTGGCTACCCGAGCAGCTAACGAAGTCATGCTGCACCTGGTGAAACTGATCTTATACGCTTCATTTGGATTACTGACGGGTCAAGCGCTCACGTTAGGGGCTGTGATTGCCGTCGCGGCCATGCTCTCCTCCTGGGGTATGAAGTGGGTGCTACCCCGCCTGAGCGAAAATTTTTTCAGACGGGTTGGCTATACGGCTATGGTTGTTTCGGGCTTGAGTCTGTTTACCGAAGCGGCTGGCCAGGTCGTGACGAAATCGTCCGTGGCTATTGATTACTCTCCGCTTGCTCACGGCATGACCACGCAGCTTCAGTGGCGAAACAAACTCTTCTCGCTTGAATTTGAATATGATGAAGGCTTTGAATTCGAACATACTATCCCCTTTCAGGAACTACCTTATGATAAGCAAGTTGAAGTGACTAAACTGGGTCAGGGGGGCGATCATGTTGTTGTGGAGGAAGTGTTTGAGATTGGACAACATTCTTACGAAGCTTACGTCTATCGAAAAGGCAAGCTGGAAAAGTTTGACCTTTAG